A portion of the Rahnella variigena genome contains these proteins:
- a CDS encoding tannase/feruloyl esterase family alpha/beta hydrolase has translation MALKNSRIDAAKIGLPTRGALVTNVAMAGHPGNQHCKLEGLIKPIDVTAPDINFQLYLPLIWNGKALQLGGSGFDGAVKDADTARLAPAATPGALKQGYATFGSDSGHQGGVSDASFALNQESWDNFAGAQIKKTHDVAVALITQAYGKKPSRLYFQGNSQGGHEALAAIQRFPLDYDGAIAIHPVYNVVELHMAGIRIGQAIYNTPGAWISPAKAALIANAVTGACDKLDGLADGVVANPDACSATFKIAHLRCPQGKDTGSNCLSDTQIAMVGMLNKPVQLGINLPTGDHFAPWPILRGADASALVSVFGSGADKPKPEATNIIISFPYMMGDQAVRYEVMRNADYDSLKFDPAAHQQRLKELAAQVDNDDANLRAFVQHGGKLLLMHGTADMAVPPGNTVAYYEKLKAEFGEKELRQFARFYLAPGFTHSSGTFRASWDSLGTLDKWVDHGIPPGQQVMIDVNKPTAGREMPLCDYPLYPKYNGQGDSRSASSFVCTDQ, from the coding sequence GTGGCCCTAAAAAATTCCCGCATCGATGCTGCCAAAATAGGTTTACCAACCCGCGGCGCGTTGGTGACCAATGTTGCGATGGCCGGTCATCCCGGTAATCAGCACTGCAAACTCGAAGGACTGATTAAACCCATTGATGTGACAGCACCTGATATTAATTTTCAGCTTTATCTGCCCCTCATATGGAATGGTAAAGCCTTGCAGCTCGGCGGCAGCGGATTCGACGGTGCCGTTAAGGATGCCGATACAGCCCGGCTGGCGCCAGCCGCTACACCCGGCGCGCTGAAACAAGGTTACGCGACTTTTGGCAGCGATTCCGGGCATCAGGGCGGCGTATCCGATGCGTCTTTTGCTCTCAACCAGGAATCCTGGGATAATTTTGCCGGTGCTCAGATTAAGAAAACCCACGATGTTGCGGTCGCACTCATCACACAGGCTTACGGTAAAAAACCCTCGCGCCTGTATTTTCAGGGCAATTCTCAGGGCGGACACGAAGCACTTGCTGCAATTCAGCGCTTCCCGCTCGACTACGACGGCGCGATCGCTATTCATCCGGTATACAACGTCGTCGAACTGCACATGGCAGGTATCCGTATCGGGCAAGCTATTTACAACACGCCGGGTGCGTGGATTTCACCGGCAAAAGCCGCGCTGATTGCCAACGCCGTGACCGGTGCCTGCGATAAACTGGACGGTCTGGCCGACGGCGTTGTCGCCAATCCGGATGCCTGTAGTGCGACATTTAAAATAGCGCATCTGCGTTGTCCGCAGGGCAAAGATACCGGGTCAAATTGTCTTTCTGACACGCAAATAGCGATGGTCGGCATGCTGAATAAGCCCGTACAACTTGGCATAAACCTGCCTACCGGCGATCACTTTGCGCCCTGGCCGATATTACGCGGTGCTGACGCTTCCGCGCTGGTCAGCGTATTTGGCTCCGGCGCAGACAAGCCGAAACCCGAAGCTACAAATATCATTATTTCCTTTCCTTATATGATGGGCGATCAGGCCGTCCGTTATGAAGTCATGCGTAATGCGGATTACGACTCTCTGAAATTCGACCCGGCCGCACATCAGCAGCGGCTCAAAGAGCTGGCTGCGCAGGTCGATAACGACGATGCGAACCTCCGCGCCTTTGTGCAACATGGTGGTAAGTTGCTGCTGATGCACGGTACCGCAGACATGGCAGTACCACCGGGGAATACCGTGGCGTATTACGAAAAACTGAAAGCGGAATTCGGCGAGAAAGAGCTCCGTCAGTTTGCACGCTTCTACCTGGCACCCGGCTTTACCCACAGCAGCGGAACTTTTCGTGCGAGCTGGGATTCACTCGGCACACTGGATAAGTGGGTCGATCATGGGATCCCACCCGGTCAGCAAGTTATGATTGATGTCAACAAACCGACGGCAGGACGTGAAATGCCCTTATGTGATTACCCGTTGTATCCGAAATATAACGGGCAGGGTGATAGCAGATCAGCGTCGAGTTTTGTGTGTACTGATCAGTAA
- a CDS encoding YhfL family protein → MKSLVKLFVLAAVVSTLSGCTGSVYNKEKNCDYMYLLHPAISISKMIGGCGPTEK, encoded by the coding sequence ATGAAGTCTTTAGTCAAGTTGTTTGTCCTGGCTGCTGTGGTCTCTACGCTTTCTGGTTGTACAGGTAGCGTCTATAACAAAGAAAAAAACTGTGATTACATGTACTTACTTCACCCTGCTATTTCAATTTCTAAAATGATTGGTGGTTGCGGCCCGACTGAAAAATAA
- a CDS encoding alpha/beta fold hydrolase, protein MKTIQVKDGSKIAYKDFGKGQTIIFSHGWPLSSDAWDAQMLFFGQQGFRVIAHDRRSHGNSSQTWDGNDMDTYAEDLSSLIEQLDLHDVVLVGHSTGGGEVARYIGTYGSARVSKAVLIGAVPPVMLQSEKNPGGLPMEVFDGIRAAVEKDRSQFYKDLTTPFFNYNRSSETPSEGVRESFWLQGMRGGIKGQYDCIKQFSEVDFTDDLKKIDVPTLIMHGDDDQIVPLADSAILSAQLVKDAQLKVYAGFGHGMTITQAGTINEDLLRFIEE, encoded by the coding sequence ATGAAAACTATTCAGGTGAAAGACGGTTCTAAGATTGCATATAAAGACTTTGGCAAGGGACAAACCATTATTTTCTCCCACGGATGGCCATTATCAAGTGATGCATGGGATGCGCAAATGTTGTTCTTCGGTCAGCAGGGGTTCCGTGTCATCGCTCACGATCGCCGCAGCCATGGCAACTCCAGTCAGACGTGGGACGGCAATGATATGGATACCTACGCTGAAGATTTATCATCACTCATCGAGCAGTTAGATCTCCACGACGTTGTTCTGGTTGGACATTCGACCGGTGGCGGTGAAGTCGCACGCTATATCGGTACGTATGGCTCGGCGCGCGTCAGCAAAGCTGTACTTATCGGCGCAGTCCCTCCGGTTATGCTGCAAAGTGAGAAAAATCCTGGCGGTCTGCCTATGGAAGTGTTTGATGGCATCCGTGCTGCGGTCGAAAAAGACCGCTCTCAGTTCTACAAGGATTTGACCACGCCTTTTTTCAACTATAACCGTTCGTCAGAGACGCCTTCTGAGGGTGTGAGAGAAAGCTTCTGGCTTCAGGGCATGCGGGGTGGGATCAAAGGTCAATATGACTGTATCAAACAGTTCTCTGAGGTTGATTTCACTGATGACCTTAAGAAAATCGATGTGCCAACCCTGATCATGCATGGTGATGACGACCAGATCGTTCCGCTGGCGGACTCCGCCATTCTGTCCGCGCAACTTGTCAAAGATGCGCAGCTCAAGGTCTATGCGGGATTTGGCCACGGGATGACAATCACCCAAGCCGGGACGATTAATGAAGACCTGCTGCGATTCATTGAAGAGTAA
- a CDS encoding alpha/beta fold hydrolase — translation MFKKSLTTLALSLVLSVYAQSSMAAPVKNIVLVHGAFVDGSGWDPVARILNKAGYKVSIVQEPQTSLADDVAATRRVLALQSGKSLLVGHSYAGMIISDAGNDPSVAGLVYIAAFQPDQGDSLLSLAKKYPPAAQSITETPDHFLYIKPENFHADFAADLPVKETNLLAQSQLMPAVAAFAAPAGVPAWKTKPSWAVVATQDRAINPELERFMAKRAHSTVTELKGNHAIYASQPEKIAAVIEKAAQSLSQ, via the coding sequence ATGTTCAAAAAATCATTGACTACTCTGGCTTTAAGCCTGGTTCTGTCTGTTTATGCTCAGTCTTCAATGGCTGCGCCGGTAAAAAACATCGTTCTGGTACATGGCGCTTTTGTTGATGGTTCAGGTTGGGATCCGGTGGCTCGCATTCTGAATAAAGCGGGCTACAAAGTGTCGATTGTTCAGGAGCCACAAACCTCGCTGGCTGACGATGTCGCGGCGACCCGACGCGTTCTCGCGTTACAAAGTGGTAAATCATTGCTGGTTGGCCACAGCTACGCCGGCATGATCATCAGTGACGCGGGAAATGACCCCTCTGTTGCGGGGCTGGTTTACATCGCAGCGTTCCAGCCGGATCAAGGTGACTCATTGCTGAGTCTGGCCAAAAAATATCCGCCAGCCGCTCAGTCAATTACTGAAACGCCAGATCACTTCCTTTATATCAAACCGGAAAATTTCCACGCGGACTTTGCCGCTGACTTGCCAGTCAAAGAGACAAATCTGTTGGCGCAATCTCAACTCATGCCTGCAGTAGCGGCATTCGCTGCCCCGGCAGGCGTTCCGGCATGGAAAACGAAGCCTAGCTGGGCCGTCGTGGCGACGCAGGATCGTGCTATTAATCCAGAACTGGAGCGCTTCATGGCCAAACGCGCGCACAGCACCGTTACTGAATTGAAAGGCAACCATGCCATTTACGCATCACAGCCGGAAAAAATTGCGGCGGTGATCGAAAAAGCGGCACAAAGCTTATCTCAGTAA